In the genome of Eriocheir sinensis breed Jianghai 21 chromosome 56, ASM2467909v1, whole genome shotgun sequence, one region contains:
- the LOC126984256 gene encoding uncharacterized protein LOC126984256 encodes MTGASEGSVSGSLSAPQPHHHQQQHQHHHHLSLKSLRSRSAYIPAKDDPSYVPRTAGDAPPSLGGSKGTRRQECVPAEASRRTRGKEATKAIRRKQSNVVRSYSCECVRGKGDEDEEDEEAEEEEGKVAGPQGDAGGAGLSVPAAPGADGRVCLKGYLTPRCSSSPQHRAPTTPQHGQGGRHSCVSPVRGGVHVDLKERGLFCDERQKVQRVVKVGGGEIQVEVISSELVVRREPRQGSCGDGCGVVNSGGSADERPAKKKRKFIIILKGLLSKSKRSEKKKCVEGESGRESVGGGESDAVTHTCGDNNNKRDARCGGGDGRGEANGGVRGQRQRGGGEAGGRETRLDAAHKHEGSAAAGDESGGDHSDAGSRKGGRASGANSTSRHEANDNTGSGGIVEGGWENSAPCLGTQEQLTLLYHAALTQYSHVENGWREDARESRPSSPDPDQSCATLILPDEGSREETLVGDEPLEEGLEFPPDAQVTFPREPEPREEPLHPQQTASTCEEQNLINNSPLLGDASKRATETPSPEDQECLSQPLSGDSESHAGGDQGEACPPHIDTPSESVSHLSEKRQDVTFELSVSPAAPPCQGVETPGREATRTPAWDTSSVHPLLGPAWPATDTACEAVSGRDCAAPSPSNSNQDAADVGCGGGTEHNSDDLEEKECAGLTASLSCPPNLFPTEGRSDPAEGQYSDSESDADQSESDSDSSVDYDIPSVDESIYDPQFDPYFYQGSISLEHVPDDQPIDYPCPYDANGDFLCGRQFTPHFSYLDHWSGSVVNAPGDLYRSQSQPEAVTQDQPLDGDAPLHAFLSQPIPSQVPPGFPLENSLLRPRKQGEFSSLWSFGGSQLYTITEEAECDDQYDDFYSRRNYSESNLYFRGAEDLYNDPYYIRPELYYGDSDSDSTLHSESLSERDSTETLDQDAHCREIPESHPAERTSQLSLTDSFELDVSEQDYQGELVTTESEECLDADGRTHQDSPRPESECQGGEYPDEFFLFCSEAEVTGVDVMESVDVLPCNGGKEDFTYFKVESKTCDRSSPVDHEFLLESYNYKTTMSGRSSSPGSDLALHDAWEAGHSDGPGARKGPSSHVYQNIPINSRLSRSNPNLTFASDEVDQGCVAARPIYQNVPVPAKRHNAMARDTGRGLDNPPSRDTNSNYYEDWAHGHALQTMSPYMNVPHNGHGSNASLHNLNSSKSSSSLSSSLSDGLDRVVSNGHSEDQRSSSSSVCGDLRASPDLRYVGLSLAPSSGILGVGSATGSSGSFTAYASNTSLDHDTFSKTSKIYKWNGSSSVSDLTSLSRDLSSTSSSLNRGSASACDLTQVSGDESWGNEAPLGETSYAAWCARVQDDDGDDQDFMPSLSMKEASPFVFTPHQSKYNSIGPFSSTAGTNTIRTLVYGLAHGTHKNKRRSESCVTKYSPQ; translated from the coding sequence ATGACTGGCGCTAGTGAGGGATCCGTCAGCGGCAGCCTCAGCGCCCctcagccccaccaccaccaacaacaacatcaacaccaccaccacctctccctcaaGTCCCTCAGGAGCCGTTCTGCATACATCCCGGCAAAGGACGACCCCAGCTATGTCCCCCGCACCGCCGGGGACGCGCCCCCTTCCCTGGGAGGCAGTAAAGGGACGCGCCGTCAAGAGTGTGTACCCGCGGAAGCCtccaggaggacgcgaggcaagGAGGCGACCAAAGCAATACGACGAAAACAGAGCAACGTGGTCCGGTCGTATTCCTGTGAGTGTGTGCGAGGAaagggggatgaggatgaggaggacgaggaggcggaggaggaggagggaaaggtggcgGGTCCTCAAGGCGATGCTGGCGGCGCGGGGCTCAGTGTTCCCGCCGCCCCTGGAGCGGACGGACGTGTGTGTTTGAAGGGTTATCTCACACCGCGCTGCTCCTCGTCTCCACAGCACCGCGCCCCCACCACGCCCCAGCACGGCCAGGGCGGGAGGCACAGCTGCGTTAGTCCTGTGCGGGGAGGCGTGCACGTCGATCTGAAGGAGCGTGGATTATTCTGCGACGAGAGGCAGAAAGTGCAACGTGTGgtaaaagtgggaggaggagagatacaaGTAGAGGTGATAAGTAGTGAACTAGTGGTGAGGAGAGAGCCGCGCCAGGGTAGTTGTGGTGAcgggtgtggtgtggtgaacaGTGGCGGCAGTGCTGACGAGAGGCCcgccaagaaaaagaggaagttcaTCATTATCCTCAAGGGTCTGCTGAGCAAATCCAAACGCagtgaaaaaaagaagtgtgTCGAAGGTGAGAGTGGCAGGGAGAGTGTCGGCGGCGGGGAGAGTGACGCGGTAACTCACACCTGcggagacaacaacaacaaacgtgACGCGAGGTGTGGCGGCGGTGACGGCAGGGGCGAGGCCAACGGCGGCGTCAGGGGACAGAGGCAGCGGGGCGGAGGCGAGGCGGGCGGCCGAGAGACACGCCTCGACGCTGCCCACAAACACGAGGGTTCTGCCGCAGCTGGAGACGAGAGTGGCGGCGACCACAGTGACGCAGGGAGCCGTAAAGGAGGCCGGGCGAGCGGCGCTAACAGTACTTCCAGGCACGAGGCCAATGATAACACGGGAAGCGGGGGGATCGTAGAGGGAGGCTGGGAGAATAGCGCGCCTTGCCTGGGGACACAGGAGCAGCTGACTCTGCTCTACCACGCAGCCCTCACCCAATACTCCCACGTAGAAAACGGGTGGCGGGAAGACGCACGTGAGAGCAGGCCCTCCAGCCCCGACCCGGACCAGTCCTGCGCAACCCTAATCCTCCCTGACGAGGGGTCGAGGGAAGAGACCCTCGTTGGTGATGAGCCTCTTGAGGAGGGTCTTGAGTTTCCTCCAGATGCACAGGTAACCTTCCCACGTGAGCCTGAGCCGCGGGAGGAGCCCCTTCACCCACAACAGACCGCTTCCACCTGTGAGGAGCAGAATCTCATCAATAACTCCCCCTTATTAGGTGACGCCTCCAAGCGTGCCACAGAGACTCCTTCCCCTGAGGATCAAGAGTGCCTTTCTCAGCCCCTCAGCGGAGACTCAGAGTCACACGCGGGTGGTGACCAAGGCGAGGCGTGTCCACCACACATAGACACTCCGAGCGAGAGTGTCTCCCACCTCAGTGAAAAGCGCCAAGACGTAACATTTGAATTAAGCGTCTCGCCCGCGGCACCACCTTGCCAGGGGGTCGAAACACCTGGCCGTGAGGCAACCAGAACCCCGGCGTGGGACACAAGCTCCGTCCACCCGCTGCTGGGTCCTGCCTGGCCTGCCACAGACACCGCGTGTGAGGCAGTCAGTGGGCGTGACTgtgccgccccctccccctccaactcTAATCAAGATGCTGCTGACgttggctgtggcggcggcactGAACACAACAGTGATGACTTAGAGGAGAAGGAATGTGCTGGGTTGACTGCCAGTCTCAGCTGCCCTCCAAACCTTTTTCCCACCGAGGGACGGAGTGACCCTGCAGAAGGACAGTACAGTGACTCAGAGAGCGACGCAGACCAAAGTGAGTCAGACAGTGACAGCAGCGTTGACTACGACATTCCTTCCGTCGATGAGAGTATTTACGACCCACAGTTTGATCCATACTTCTATCAGGGGAGCATATCGCTAGAGCACGTCCCGGACGACCAGCCCATAGACTACCCGTGCCCGTACGACGCCAACGGTGACTTTCTTTGCGGAAGACAGTTCACGCCGCACTTTTCTTACCTCGACCACTGGAGCGGCTCCGTTGTCAACGCCCCGGGGGACCTGTACCGCAGCCAGAGCCAGCCCGAGGCCGTCACCCAAGACCAGCCGCTCGACGGTGACGCCCCACTGCACGCCTTCCTCAGCCAGCCCATCCCCAGCCAGGTCCCGCCCGGCTTCCCCCTCGAGAACTCTCTGCTGCGGCCCAGGAAGCAGGGGGAGTTCAGTTCCCTGTGGAGCTTCGGAGGGTCGCAACTCTACACCATTACTGAGGAGGCCGAGTGCGACGACCAATACGACGACTTTTATTCCCGAAGAAACTACTCTGAATCCAACCTGTACTTCAGGGGTGCTGAGGACCTGTACAACGACCCTTACTACATACGACCAGAACTTTACTACGGTGATTCAGACTCTGACTCAACTTTACACAGCGAGTCCCTTAGCGAACGAGACTCAACCGAGACTCTTGACCAAGACGCGCACTGCCGGGAAATACCTGAGTCACACCCAGCCGAGCGCACCTCCCAGCTGAGTCTGACGGATTCCTTCGAGCTTGACGTGAGCGAGCAGGACTACCAAGGAGAGTTAGTCACCACTGAGAGTGAAGAGTGTTTGGACGCTGACGGCAGAACGCACCAAGACTCCCCGCGGCCTGAGAGCGAGTGTCAGGGCGGCGAGTATCCTGATGAGTTCTTTCTGTTCTGCTCGGAGGCAGAGGTCACCGGCGTGGACGTGATGGAGAGTGTGGACGTGCTGCCTTgtaacggaggaaaagaagattttACGTACTTCAAAGTTGAAAGTAAAACCTGTGATAGGAGCAGCCCTGTTGACCACGAGTTCCTCTTGGAAAGCTACAACTACAAGACAACCATGAGCGGCAGGTCCTCCAGCCCCGGCAGCGACCTGGCCCTCCACGACGCGTGGGAGGCGGGGCACAGCGACGGCCCCGGCGCCAGGAAGGGGCCCTCCTCTCACGTCTACCAAAACATCCCCATCAACAGCCGCCTCTCGAGGTCTAATCCTAATCTGACTTTTGCCAGTGACGAAGTGGACCAAGGCTGCGTCGCGGCGCGTCCAATCTACCAGAATGTGCCTGTACCTGCTAAGAGGCACAACGCGATGGCCCGAGACACAGGCCGCGGCCTCGACAACCCCCCGTCCCGCGACACCAACAGTAACTACTACGAGGACTGGGCGCACGGCCACGCCCTGCAAACAATGTCCCCGTACATGAATGTGCCTCACAACGGCCACGGCAGTAACGCGTCGTTACACAACCTTAACTCCTCCAAGTCTTCAAGTTCTCTCTCGAGCTCCCTGAGCGACGGTCTGGACCGAGTGGTGTCCAACGGCCACAGTGAAGACCAAAGGTCCAGCTCCAGCTCTGTGTGTGGCGACCTGAGGGCCAGCCCGGACCTGCGCTACGTTGGCCTCTCTCTCGCACCGTCCTCCGGCATCCTGGGGGTCGGCTCCGCGACGGGGTCGTCGGGCAGCTTCACCGCCTACGCCTCCAACACCAGTCTCGACCACGACACCTTCTCAAAGACATCCAAGATCTACAAATGGAACGGTTCCTCGTCCGTATCTGACCTGACCTCCCTCAGCCGTGACCTGAGCTCCACTTCATCTAGCCTCAACCGAGGGTCAGCTTCGGCTTGTGACTTGACCCAAGTGAGCGGAGACGAGAGCTGGGGCAATGAGGCGCCCCTCGGGGAGACCAGCTACGCCGCCTGGTGTGCCAGGGTTCAGGATGACGACGGCGACGACCAGGATTTTATGCCTTCCCTGAGCATGAAGGAAGCCTCTCCCTTCGTCTTCACTCCCCACCAAAGTAAGTACAACTCTATTGGTCCTTTTTCTTCCACCGCAGGTACAAATACTATAAGAACTCTTGTCTATGGTCTTGCACAcggcacacacaaaaataaaaggcGTTCAGAGTCTTGCGTTACCAAATATTCACCTCAATGA